Proteins encoded together in one Candidatus Bathyarchaeota archaeon window:
- a CDS encoding DUF126 domain-containing protein, which translates to MRFQGRGLVDGEGLGPALVSEKPISFLGGVDPKTGLIIEKGHPLQGELVKGKVLVFPRGKGSTVGSYVIYSLRVNGVSPAAFIALEAEPIILAGCAIAGIPLMDRPKPNPIGIVRDGDILYVNGGSGEAFKVDGEGYFKPLIGAKT; encoded by the coding sequence ATGAGGTTCCAAGGTAGGGGCCTCGTGGATGGGGAAGGCCTAGGGCCAGCCCTCGTATCGGAGAAGCCAATATCCTTCCTGGGAGGCGTGGATCCTAAGACGGGACTTATAATTGAGAAGGGCCACCCCCTCCAAGGAGAACTGGTTAAGGGCAAAGTACTGGTATTTCCCCGGGGGAAAGGGAGCACAGTAGGCTCCTACGTCATCTACAGCCTCCGCGTGAACGGTGTATCGCCCGCCGCCTTCATAGCCTTAGAGGCTGAGCCGATCATACTGGCTGGATGCGCCATAGCGGGGATCCCCCTCATGGACAGGCCTAAGCCTAACCCCATCGGAATAGTAAGGGATGGAGACATCCTCTACGTTAACGGAGGGAGTGGAGAAGCCTTCAAGGTCGATGGAGAAGGTTATTTCAAGCCTTTGATAGGGGCTAAAACCTAA
- a CDS encoding aconitase X catalytic domain-containing protein gives MLRGEMGEAAAQAMRLLEAMGKAYGAERLIKIGSAHVSGISYNTIGEAGLGFLQRITLDNARCRVLTTINPAGMELDDPGKLSIPKDFAEKQLQVVGCFEKIKARITCTCTPYLSGNHPLRGDPVAWAESSAVIFANSVIGASSNREGAPSSLASALTGRTPYYGYHMEENRRPSIEVSLESDLKTELDFSLFGYLVGEKVTGVPFIRGRARPSLGEIKLFGAAAAASGDLALFHWENVTPESRKYRVNLSGVERISVGEKDLKDALERLSTEVKPDAVCLGCPHLSLSELGEVASIIRGRRLDRRLLCFTSRTVYREALRRGIVGSIERAGGKIIRDTCMVVSPLKEAGIDRMETNSCKAAYYAPSLNGVSVSLSDVRRSLQEASNR, from the coding sequence ATGCTTAGGGGCGAGATGGGAGAGGCTGCAGCCCAGGCCATGCGCCTCCTAGAGGCTATGGGGAAGGCTTACGGGGCTGAAAGGCTTATAAAGATTGGAAGCGCCCACGTCTCAGGCATCTCATATAACACCATCGGCGAAGCCGGTTTAGGGTTCCTCCAGAGGATCACCCTCGATAATGCGAGATGTAGGGTCTTAACCACTATAAACCCCGCGGGCATGGAGTTGGACGATCCCGGAAAGCTCAGCATCCCTAAAGACTTCGCTGAGAAACAGCTTCAAGTCGTTGGATGTTTCGAGAAAATAAAAGCTAGGATCACCTGCACCTGTACGCCCTACCTCTCCGGGAACCATCCCTTAAGGGGGGATCCTGTCGCCTGGGCTGAGTCATCAGCAGTTATATTCGCCAACTCGGTGATAGGGGCCTCCAGCAACAGGGAGGGTGCTCCCTCATCCCTGGCGAGCGCCCTCACAGGCCGCACTCCATACTACGGGTATCACATGGAGGAGAATAGGCGTCCCAGCATAGAGGTCTCATTGGAATCGGATTTAAAGACCGAGCTGGATTTCAGCCTATTCGGATACTTGGTAGGCGAGAAGGTCACAGGGGTCCCCTTCATACGTGGAAGGGCGAGGCCCAGCCTCGGAGAAATCAAGCTATTCGGGGCCGCCGCAGCGGCTTCAGGGGATCTAGCGCTATTCCACTGGGAAAACGTCACCCCTGAGAGCCGGAAATACAGGGTTAATCTAAGCGGTGTAGAGCGCATATCCGTAGGAGAGAAGGATCTTAAAGATGCTCTAGAAAGACTTTCGACTGAGGTTAAACCCGATGCCGTATGCCTAGGCTGTCCCCATCTAAGCCTGTCGGAGCTCGGCGAAGTCGCCTCCATCATAAGGGGTAGGAGGTTGGATAGGCGCCTTCTATGCTTCACCTCTAGAACTGTCTACAGGGAAGCGCTCAGAAGGGGGATCGTGGGGAGCATAGAGAGGGCCGGGGGAAAGATCATACGGGATACATGCATGGTGGTCTCACCTCTGAAGGAGGCGGGCATCGATAGGATGGAGACGAACTCATGCAAGGCCGCGTATTACGCCCCTAGCCTGAACGGTGTATCTGTCAGCCTCTCCGATGTGAGGCGTTCCCTGCAGGAGGCGTCGAATCGGTGA
- a CDS encoding pyruvoyl-dependent arginine decarboxylase, which produces MNLKNDSKSIEERFRSPFIPKRFFVTSGKAVSSVSSLNAFDAALSAAGIAQCNLVSVSSILPVGAREVDIYPIPPGTITFAVLSRMDGFPGETICAGIAWGWTVNEGGLSYGLVAEGHGYKSEGEMREELKLKLEEMAEARGAKLSDTKFRIENMKVPEEKYGCVIAALIYDNGQQP; this is translated from the coding sequence ATGAACCTGAAAAATGATTCGAAAAGCATAGAAGAAAGGTTTCGAAGCCCATTTATCCCTAAGCGTTTCTTTGTAACCAGCGGCAAAGCCGTAAGCTCAGTTTCAAGCCTAAACGCCTTCGACGCCGCCCTATCCGCGGCTGGAATAGCCCAATGCAACCTTGTAAGTGTATCTTCGATCCTACCTGTAGGGGCGAGAGAGGTGGACATATACCCCATACCCCCGGGAACCATCACTTTCGCCGTGTTATCCAGGATGGATGGTTTCCCCGGAGAAACCATATGTGCAGGGATCGCGTGGGGATGGACCGTAAACGAAGGCGGGTTAAGCTACGGCTTGGTCGCCGAAGGCCATGGATACAAATCCGAGGGTGAAATGAGGGAGGAGCTGAAGCTTAAACTCGAGGAGATGGCTGAGGCGAGGGGAGCTAAATTATCCGATACCAAGTTTAGAATAGAGAACATGAAGGTCCCCGAAGAGAAGTATGGCTGCGTGATAGCAGCATTAATATACGATAATGGGCAGCAGCCTTGA
- a CDS encoding pyridoxal phosphate-dependent aminotransferase, producing the protein MDRLSLRVRDLKPSETLGITAKAKELKARGIDVVNLGAGEPDFPTPENVKAAAIKAIEENFTYYTPAPGIWELREAVAEKLREFNNLSYEPGQICISCGAKQSIYNALQALLDPGDEVLIPIPYWVSYPAQVILAGGVPRFIPSGEDYKLAPEILEENVTDKTKALILNYPSNPSGVTYGAKELGEIADAIIPYDLIVISDEVYEYFTYDGVRHVSFASINDEVYERTVTVSALSKTYSMTGWRIGYSASPMDVAEAISRIQSHTTSNPTSIAQKAALEALKGSQGRVSEMVKAFDERRRFVLGRLRGIEGLECVKPEGAFYVFPEISGFEISSSEFSSRLLEEDFVATIPGEAFGSPRNFRISYSASMEDLVEGMDRLERFCRRLGER; encoded by the coding sequence ATGGATAGGTTATCCCTGAGAGTTAGGGATTTGAAGCCGAGTGAGACCCTGGGCATCACAGCTAAAGCTAAGGAATTAAAGGCGAGGGGGATAGACGTAGTCAACCTTGGGGCTGGGGAACCCGATTTTCCAACGCCTGAGAACGTTAAGGCCGCGGCTATAAAGGCTATAGAGGAGAACTTCACCTATTATACCCCTGCCCCGGGTATATGGGAGCTCAGGGAGGCCGTAGCTGAGAAGCTGAGGGAATTCAACAATTTAAGCTATGAGCCGGGGCAGATATGTATCTCGTGCGGGGCTAAGCAGAGCATATACAACGCGTTGCAGGCTTTGCTGGATCCCGGGGACGAGGTCTTGATACCCATCCCCTACTGGGTGAGCTACCCCGCCCAGGTCATCCTCGCGGGAGGGGTTCCGAGATTCATCCCTTCAGGGGAGGATTACAAGTTAGCCCCCGAAATCTTAGAGGAGAACGTCACTGATAAAACTAAAGCTTTAATCCTGAACTATCCCTCTAACCCCTCTGGAGTGACCTACGGGGCTAAGGAGCTGGGGGAGATAGCCGACGCCATAATACCCTACGACCTAATAGTCATCTCGGATGAGGTATACGAGTACTTCACATATGATGGGGTGAGGCATGTAAGCTTTGCATCGATAAACGATGAGGTTTACGAGAGGACCGTTACCGTCAGTGCCCTATCCAAGACCTACTCCATGACCGGCTGGAGGATCGGATACTCTGCGTCTCCGATGGATGTGGCTGAAGCCATATCGAGGATCCAAAGCCATACGACGAGCAACCCCACCAGCATAGCGCAGAAGGCTGCCTTGGAGGCCTTAAAGGGTTCTCAGGGGCGCGTCTCGGAGATGGTGAAGGCCTTCGATGAGAGGAGGAGATTTGTACTGGGGAGGTTGAGGGGGATCGAAGGGTTGGAATGCGTTAAACCCGAGGGGGCGTTCTACGTCTTCCCGGAGATATCAGGCTTCGAGATCTCATCCTCCGAGTTCTCCTCAAGGCTTTTGGAAGAGGATTTCGTCGCCACTATACCTGGAGAGGCCTTCGGTAGTCCTAGAAACTTTAGGATAAGCTATTCCGCCTCCATGGAGGATCTGGTGGAGGGCATGGATAGGCTTGAGAGGTTTTGTAGAAGGCTGGGGGAGAGGTGA
- a CDS encoding triphosphoribosyl-dephospho-CoA synthase has translation MSIGEPDRVASALQLAMLLEVSGYPKPGNVHRTGDFKGTRFEHFLASASALHPVWRMGAQRGLNLSMGARRLVYGDLILKGCREMMGWQRGGNTSLGVILLLTPMSLAAGLSARLSQLTAPTLRENISKVLDLGTYHDTLYIYRAIREVSPGGIGGASELDVMSEDSLEEVSRRRLTPLDVFRISASRDSISREWVTGYSITFTTGYPTFMEELECCGDVNVAVVDTFLRILAEHPDTLIARKVGFKAALKISRMAGRILREGGLKTIKGSRMTRRFDNTLRRKGNLFNPGATADLTCSSIGVAVLTGFKP, from the coding sequence TTGAGTATTGGGGAACCTGACCGTGTGGCGTCGGCGCTGCAGTTAGCCATGCTCCTAGAGGTGAGCGGTTACCCTAAACCTGGGAACGTGCATAGGACCGGGGACTTTAAGGGCACGAGGTTTGAACACTTCCTTGCATCCGCTTCGGCCCTACATCCAGTATGGAGGATGGGCGCCCAGAGGGGCTTAAACCTGTCTATGGGCGCTAGGAGGCTCGTCTACGGCGACCTCATCCTCAAGGGCTGTAGAGAGATGATGGGTTGGCAGAGGGGTGGAAACACCAGCCTAGGCGTAATACTCCTCTTAACGCCCATGTCCCTAGCGGCTGGGCTCTCAGCCAGGCTCAGCCAACTGACCGCGCCGACCCTTAGAGAGAATATATCTAAAGTATTGGATTTAGGTACATATCATGATACACTTTACATCTATAGGGCGATCAGGGAGGTCTCCCCGGGTGGTATCGGCGGGGCGTCCGAGCTGGACGTTATGAGCGAGGATTCCCTGGAGGAGGTCTCGAGGAGGAGGCTAACCCCCCTAGATGTCTTCAGGATTTCGGCGTCTAGGGATTCCATATCGAGGGAATGGGTAACCGGCTACTCCATAACCTTCACGACGGGATATCCCACGTTCATGGAGGAGCTTGAATGTTGCGGCGACGTTAACGTAGCCGTTGTCGATACCTTCCTGAGGATATTAGCGGAGCACCCCGACACACTGATAGCGAGGAAGGTGGGCTTCAAGGCCGCCTTAAAGATCTCTAGGATGGCTGGGAGGATACTCAGGGAGGGTGGTTTAAAAACCATCAAAGGATCCAGGATGACTAGGAGATTCGATAATACGTTGAGGAGGAAGGGAAACCTCTTTAATCCAGGGGCTACCGCGGATCTCACATGCTCATCCATTGGGGTGGCCGTTTTAACCGGCTTCAAGCCTTAA
- a CDS encoding HAD family hydrolase yields MVKVVSFDMDGTLVDYSFIDAVWFEGVPMLYAERWGVSMEEALETVTREYDRVGEDRPEWYDIKYWLNRFGLSEDWRGLLNKYIGRIRTYDDVFETLRSLEGRYILVLNSNSPREFLDLELEHSGLEGFFHRVFSSTSDFHQVRKTGEYYVRICELLGVSPREMVHIGDNLKFDFQIPREVGIFAVYLDRKGYYARNSNMRGEAIVINSLKQLGEILEGIDRDC; encoded by the coding sequence ATGGTTAAGGTGGTCTCCTTCGACATGGATGGAACCCTTGTAGACTATTCGTTTATAGACGCCGTATGGTTTGAGGGTGTCCCCATGCTTTACGCTGAGAGATGGGGGGTGTCCATGGAGGAGGCTTTGGAGACGGTTACTAGGGAATATGATAGGGTAGGGGAGGATAGGCCTGAATGGTATGATATAAAGTATTGGCTTAACAGGTTTGGTCTTAGTGAGGATTGGAGAGGCCTCCTCAACAAATATATTGGACGTATTAGGACGTACGACGATGTTTTTGAGACGCTCAGGAGTTTAGAGGGGAGGTATATCCTAGTCTTGAACTCTAATTCTCCAAGGGAGTTCCTCGACTTGGAGCTTGAACATTCAGGGTTGGAGGGGTTCTTCCACAGGGTCTTCTCCTCAACCTCGGATTTTCATCAGGTTAGGAAGACGGGCGAATACTATGTTAGGATATGCGAGTTGCTGGGCGTATCTCCGCGGGAGATGGTACATATAGGGGATAATTTAAAATTCGATTTTCAAATCCCCAGGGAAGTAGGGATATTCGCCGTTTACCTCGATAGGAAGGGATATTATGCGAGGAATAGTAATATGAGGGGCGAAGCCATAGTGATAAATAGTTTGAAGCAACTGGGTGAGATCCTCGAGGGGATTGATCGTGACTGTTAA
- a CDS encoding 50S ribosome-binding GTPase, whose translation MQIKRKIASLKEEVEAPASRRTYARSFMFERTGAALIPLLGYPNSGKSAILSALTKAKPKVSEIPFTTREPVAGILQYEDVQFQLVELPSIPLGLRLPSSKEILRMCDGVALVVDASADPSSQVENMIHLLEDVGITLYPRGSRIEINRASGGGLRIMVYGTLADCSLRDVKEVLAQYGVKNALVKLYGRVGVEDVEDAALDARSIFKPAMILINKVDLNPEPQVVLKDPISLTPRLSISAVTGDGLEIIGERLFKALRLIRIYTREPGRRGQSGPPFIFKGEATVAELAERIHSSFLENFKYARVWGPSCKYPGERVGLDHKLCDCDTVEIRLR comes from the coding sequence ATGCAGATAAAGAGGAAGATAGCATCCCTTAAAGAGGAGGTGGAGGCCCCAGCGAGTAGACGCACATACGCTCGATCATTCATGTTCGAGAGGACCGGCGCAGCCCTCATCCCCCTCCTGGGATATCCAAACTCGGGGAAGAGCGCGATACTTTCAGCCCTAACCAAGGCGAAGCCTAAGGTGAGTGAGATCCCCTTCACGACGAGGGAACCCGTCGCGGGGATCCTCCAATACGAGGACGTACAATTTCAACTGGTGGAGTTGCCCTCAATACCTCTGGGTTTAAGGCTTCCCAGCTCCAAGGAGATCTTAAGGATGTGCGATGGGGTAGCCTTAGTGGTCGACGCCTCAGCCGATCCATCCTCCCAAGTTGAAAACATGATCCACCTCTTAGAAGATGTGGGGATAACCCTTTATCCGAGGGGTTCCCGCATAGAGATAAACCGGGCCAGTGGGGGAGGCCTGAGGATCATGGTATATGGAACCCTCGCCGACTGCAGCCTAAGAGATGTAAAGGAAGTCCTAGCTCAATACGGCGTTAAGAATGCGCTGGTGAAACTTTATGGGAGGGTTGGGGTGGAGGACGTTGAGGATGCCGCCTTGGATGCCCGATCGATCTTTAAACCAGCCATGATACTGATTAATAAAGTGGATTTAAACCCTGAGCCGCAGGTCGTCCTCAAGGACCCTATCAGTCTCACTCCACGCCTCTCCATCTCAGCAGTTACGGGAGATGGATTGGAAATTATAGGTGAGAGGCTATTCAAGGCCTTAAGGCTCATCCGGATTTATACCAGGGAGCCTGGGAGGCGGGGCCAATCGGGGCCGCCCTTCATATTTAAGGGGGAGGCCACCGTCGCGGAGCTGGCCGAGAGGATACACTCCAGCTTCCTCGAGAACTTTAAGTACGCTAGGGTGTGGGGTCCAAGCTGCAAGTATCCAGGGGAAAGGGTGGGATTAGACCATAAACTATGCGACTGCGACACGGTGGAGATAAGGTTAAGGTAG
- a CDS encoding coenzyme F420-0:L-glutamate ligase produces MVFKTRLWMPGTDYLNLIAERVRGRIRDGDLLVVSEKPLSTALGYIFDEAHANPGLLARGIAGFWTRIIWGRILGPFTGMRDESLERLRSYPTMEGARHKELALRLKGLMAALKPWSEGGLDASNLPYSYCAAPPPDPRKIAYGIRDFLRQKLGVDAAVAVIDSDKTYLLRNIGLSSRNSEVPGIVNLGFLSFLLGRKLRLRAYATPVAYVGGPIPLRDLLRVASAADRAMGSGAGDTVWDMAETFNTDLTGVSWEMLAGIPHRPIAIVRGVFKA; encoded by the coding sequence ATGGTTTTTAAGACCAGGCTCTGGATGCCGGGAACAGATTATTTAAACCTGATCGCCGAGAGGGTTAGAGGGCGGATCAGGGATGGCGATCTACTCGTAGTCTCAGAGAAGCCCCTCTCCACAGCCTTAGGATACATATTCGATGAAGCCCATGCGAACCCCGGCTTATTGGCCCGTGGGATAGCTGGGTTCTGGACGAGGATCATATGGGGGAGGATCCTCGGCCCCTTCACAGGAATGAGAGATGAGAGCCTTGAAAGGCTGCGCAGCTACCCCACGATGGAAGGGGCTAGACATAAGGAGTTGGCTTTAAGGTTGAAGGGTTTGATGGCTGCTTTGAAGCCCTGGTCCGAGGGGGGATTGGATGCCTCCAACCTCCCCTACTCATACTGCGCAGCTCCTCCACCGGATCCTAGAAAGATCGCTTATGGGATCAGGGATTTCCTGAGACAAAAGCTAGGGGTAGACGCTGCTGTAGCGGTCATAGACTCTGATAAAACCTATCTACTCAGGAATATCGGCCTATCCTCGAGGAACTCCGAGGTTCCAGGGATCGTAAACCTGGGCTTCCTCTCCTTCCTCTTAGGTAGAAAACTCAGGCTTAGAGCCTATGCCACCCCAGTAGCCTACGTCGGGGGGCCGATCCCCCTTAGGGACCTCCTCAGGGTAGCCTCCGCGGCCGATAGGGCTATGGGATCAGGGGCGGGAGACACCGTATGGGACATGGCTGAAACCTTCAACACGGATTTGACAGGGGTCTCATGGGAAATGCTCGCGGGGATACCCCACCGTCCCATAGCCATCGTAAGGGGTGTATTTAAGGCTTGA
- a CDS encoding phosphopantetheine adenylyltransferase has product MYRRVAVGGTFDIIHSGHERLLEAAFKGGEKVVVGLSTDRLAEAIGKDHRVSPFNERMTRLIGFLKERGYLERAEIIPIDDRHGTTIEDDELEALVVSEETLKVAEQINHIRIRKGLKPLEIILVETVKAEDGKPISTSRIRKGEIDRFGKPIA; this is encoded by the coding sequence ATTTACAGAAGGGTTGCGGTGGGAGGAACCTTCGACATAATCCATTCAGGCCACGAAAGACTACTAGAAGCAGCCTTCAAAGGGGGAGAAAAAGTCGTAGTGGGATTATCAACAGATAGGCTGGCTGAGGCCATAGGGAAGGATCATAGGGTCTCCCCGTTCAATGAAAGGATGACTAGACTCATAGGTTTCCTTAAGGAGAGGGGATACCTCGAGAGGGCTGAGATAATACCCATAGATGACAGGCATGGAACAACGATAGAGGATGATGAATTGGAGGCCTTAGTGGTCAGCGAGGAGACCTTGAAGGTCGCGGAGCAGATAAACCATATAAGGATTAGAAAAGGGTTAAAACCTTTAGAGATCATCCTGGTTGAAACGGTGAAGGCTGAGGATGGGAAACCCATCTCCACCAGCAGGATCAGAAAAGGGGAGATAGACAGGTTCGGAAAACCAATAGCTTAA
- a CDS encoding UbiD family decarboxylase, translating into MSSLREFLWECEKLGEVTHISAPLSVDLEVAAAMKLLDAGNVLKFENIEEYPGRSIVANLCGDRRRISQALKVDEAMLHWKILEALENPLAPEIKKDWEGYEVKSTLNLHNIPALKYFDGDGGRYITASVVASKGVDGKINASIHRLMIVDGRHLAIRIVPRHLYKMCREAEGMGEERLPIAVAIGLHPAVLVAAAAPAPYRVNEFEVANTLLHGGLKLSQTERYGIPVPSGTEVLIEGDILLREYVDEGPFVDLTGTYDIVRKQPLIEVSDIYLREDFIYHAILPSGSEHRILMGLPYEARIRDAVSRVTPEVRDVYLTPGGCGWFNARISLRKQSEGDPKNAIMAAFGAHPSLKSVIILDEDVDVSDDVMVEWAVTTRAQPSEDIVVIGNARGSSLDPSADQERLLTSKVGVDATCPMDKPSENFKRAQVKITDRVRRAVGDVPHQ; encoded by the coding sequence ATGTCGTCTCTCAGGGAGTTCCTATGGGAATGCGAAAAGCTTGGAGAGGTCACGCACATATCCGCTCCCCTTTCAGTCGACTTGGAGGTGGCGGCCGCCATGAAGCTCCTAGACGCAGGGAACGTGCTCAAATTTGAAAATATAGAGGAATATCCCGGAAGAAGTATAGTAGCCAACCTCTGCGGCGATAGGAGGAGGATCTCCCAGGCGCTTAAAGTGGATGAGGCGATGCTCCATTGGAAGATACTGGAAGCGCTCGAAAACCCTTTAGCCCCCGAGATCAAAAAGGATTGGGAGGGTTACGAGGTTAAATCCACGTTGAACCTCCACAATATTCCCGCGTTGAAATACTTCGATGGCGATGGCGGACGCTACATCACGGCCTCCGTGGTCGCCTCCAAGGGGGTCGACGGGAAGATCAACGCCTCAATCCATAGACTCATGATAGTTGACGGGAGGCATCTCGCCATCAGGATAGTTCCCCGCCATCTATATAAGATGTGTAGGGAGGCGGAGGGCATGGGGGAGGAACGCCTCCCCATAGCCGTCGCGATAGGGTTACATCCGGCTGTGCTGGTCGCGGCCGCGGCCCCCGCCCCTTACAGGGTCAACGAGTTCGAGGTAGCTAACACCTTACTCCATGGGGGATTGAAGCTATCCCAGACAGAGAGATACGGTATACCCGTGCCATCAGGGACCGAAGTACTGATCGAGGGGGATATACTACTCAGGGAGTACGTGGATGAAGGGCCATTCGTGGATTTGACGGGAACCTACGACATCGTGAGGAAGCAGCCCTTGATCGAGGTATCCGACATCTACCTTAGAGAAGATTTCATCTACCATGCTATACTCCCATCGGGATCCGAGCATAGGATCCTGATGGGGCTCCCATACGAGGCTAGGATTCGAGACGCCGTATCCAGGGTTACGCCCGAGGTGAGGGATGTATATCTGACGCCGGGAGGGTGCGGCTGGTTCAACGCGAGGATATCCCTCAGGAAGCAGTCCGAAGGAGATCCTAAGAACGCTATAATGGCGGCCTTCGGAGCCCACCCCTCCCTGAAATCGGTGATAATCCTGGATGAGGATGTGGATGTTTCTGACGACGTGATGGTGGAGTGGGCTGTCACCACGAGGGCTCAGCCGTCCGAGGATATAGTCGTAATCGGAAACGCCAGGGGCTCCTCCCTGGATCCCTCAGCGGATCAGGAGAGGCTTCTAACCTCGAAGGTAGGGGTGGATGCTACATGTCCAATGGATAAGCCATCGGAGAACTTTAAGAGGGCCCAGGTGAAGATCACAGATAGGGTTAGGAGGGCTGTGGGGGACGTACCTCACCAGTGA